Proteins from a single region of Catharus ustulatus isolate bCatUst1 chromosome 22, bCatUst1.pri.v2, whole genome shotgun sequence:
- the ABR gene encoding active breakpoint cluster region-related protein isoform X5 yields the protein MTEVSVQPEGSPGPGGEQQPERGVEEPEGKRAPNTGARLWGRVRSKLLRQKLDPQAVQTKNWHMDVIEMNGIKVEFSMKFTSRDMSLKRTPSKKQTGVFGVKISVVTKRERSKVPYIVRQCIEEVEKRGIEEVGIYRISGVATDIQALKAVFDANNKDILVMLSDMDINAIAGTLKLYFRELPEPLLTDRLYPAFMEGIALSDPAAKENCMMHLLRSLPDPNLITFLFLLEHLKRVAEKEPINKMSLHNLATVFGPTLLRPSEGESKAHLTLASDIWSHDVMAQVQVLLYYLQHPPISFTELKRNTLYFSTDV from the exons ATGACGGAGGTGTCGGTCCAGCCGgagggcagccccggccccgggggcgAGCAGCAGCCCGAGCGCGGCGTGGAGGAGCCCGAGGGGAAGCGAGCCCCGAACACGGGCGCCCGGCTCTGGGGCAGGGTGCGCAGCAAACTGCTCCGGCAGAAG CTGGACCCACAGGCCGTGCAGACGAAAAACTGGCACATGGATGTGATTGAGATGAACGGG ATCAAGGTGGAGTTCTCCATGAAGTTCACAAGCAGGGACATGAGCTTGAAGAGGACCCCATCCAAAAAGCAGACTGGTGTCTTCGGGGTCAAAATCAGCGTTGTGACAAA GCGCGAGCGCTCCAAGGTGCCTTACATCGTGCGCCAGTGCATCGAGGAGGTGGAGAAGAGGGGCATCGAGGAGGTCGGCATCTACAGGATCTCTGGAGTTGCCACTGACATTCAGGCGTTGAAAGCTGTCTTTGATGCCA ATAACAAGGACATCCTGGTGATGCTGAGTGACATGGACATCAATGCCATCGCTGGCACGCTGAAACTGTACTTCCGTGAGCTGCCCGAGCCCCTCCTCACTGACAGACTCTACCCCGCCTTCATGGAGGGGATCG CCCTCTCAGATCCTGCTGCCAAGGAGAACTGCATGATGCACCTTCTCCGCTCGCTGCCTGACCCCAACCTCAtcaccttcctcttcctgctgGAGCACTTGAAAAG GGTGGCTGAAAAGGAGCCAATCAACAAAATGTCTCTCCACAATCTGGCCACGGTCTTTGGGCCAACACTGCTGAGACCCTCAGAGGGCGAGAGCAAGGCACACCTCACCTTGGCCTCTGACATCTGGTCCCACGATGTGATGGCCCAG GTCCAGGTCCTTCTCTACTACCTGCAGCACCCTCCCATCTCCTTCACCGAGCTCAAACGCAACACACTTTACTTCTCCACGGACGTGTAG